From the Acidobacteriota bacterium genome, one window contains:
- a CDS encoding PqqD family protein, protein MSSVFYRIQSPHVIREQFDDEVVIVNLESGAYYSLDDVGAVVWTCLEQKQPIVEIVASVRAKYAGETAEIETGTHQFLELLCSEGLINADPTWSTLSSSTAGSIYETGTSKLNFTAPKLNKYTDMQDLLLLDPIHEVDETGWPTAKTSSSTN, encoded by the coding sequence ATGTCTTCAGTGTTTTACAGAATCCAATCGCCGCACGTCATTCGCGAGCAATTTGACGATGAGGTTGTGATTGTCAATCTTGAAAGCGGTGCTTATTACAGCCTTGATGATGTTGGTGCTGTGGTCTGGACCTGCCTGGAACAAAAACAGCCGATTGTGGAAATTGTGGCCAGTGTCCGCGCCAAATACGCTGGTGAGACGGCTGAAATTGAGACGGGAACCCACCAGTTTCTTGAACTTCTTTGCTCTGAAGGGTTGATCAATGCCGATCCAACCTGGTCCACGCTCTCATCTTCAACGGCTGGTTCAATCTATGAAACAGGCACCAGCAAGCTGAATTTTACTGCCCCGAAACTCAATAAATACACTGACATGCAGGATTTGCTCCTGCTTGATCCGATTCACGAAGTGGACGAAACCGGATGGCCGACTGCGAAAACCTCAT